CCGCCCTCAAGGCGGCGGACATCGGCGTGGCCATGGGCATCACCGGCACCGACGTGGCCAAGGACGCGGCGGAGATGATCCTCACCGACGACAACTTCGCCTCCATCGTCAACGCCATCGAGGAGGGCCGTGCCGTCTACACCAATATCCGGCGTTTCGTCACCTACATCCTGGCCAGCAACATCCCGGAGATACTCCCCTTCCTCGTCTTCGTCATCTTCAAGGTACCCCTCCCCCTCACCGTCATGCAGATCCTCGCCGTGGACCTGGGCACCGACCTGCTCCCCGCCCTGGCCCTCGGCACCGAAAAACCGGAGCCGGGGATAATGGCCAAGCCCCCGCGGCCTCGCGACGAGAGACTGTTGAACACGAACCTGCTGGCACGTGCATACGGCTTTCTGGGCATGATCGAAGGGATCCTGAGCCTCGCGGCTTTCTTCTTCGTCTACCTGCTGGAGGGATGGCGGCCGGCCATGGGAATATCCGCCATGGCCGTCAGCGGCAGCGTCTACGTAATGGCCACCACCGCGTGCCACCATACCATCGTCACCACCCAGATAGGCAACGGCTTTGCGTGCCGGACCGAGCGGGAATCCATATTCAAGGTTGGCTTTTTCTCCAATACCTTCTACCTGTGGGGCATCCTGTCCGAGGTCATCATCCTCCTGGTCTTCGTGTACGTGCCGCCGTTCCCGAATTTCTTCGGGTTCGAGCCGGTGAGTGGATGGGTATGGCTGTTCATGTACGCATGCGCGCCGGCCTGCCTTGTCGCCGACGAGATCAGAAAAGCGATCATGCGGCGTTACGAGGCGGGAAAGGGCGGCACCACCGTTGATGTATCATTGGGGGAGGCGGCTTGATATGGGCTATCTGTCCGGGCGATGCGGTTGCTCGAGCTTATAGGGAGATGATGCGTTATGCACGTGGTGATCATGGGATGCGGCAGGGTCGGGTCCCGCCTGGCGCGGCGGCTGGAGCGGCAGGGGCACAGCGTCGGAGTCATCGATAAGGACCCGAGGGCTTTCCACCTGCTGGACGTGGACTTCAAGGGTATCAAGGTGGAGGGGATCGGATTCGACTCCGAAGCCATGGAGAAAGCGGGCATCCAGCGCGCCGACGTCTTCGTGGCCGTGAGCAGCGGTGACAACTCCAACTTCGTCTCCTGCAAGATCGCTAAAGACCACTACCGCGTGCCCAAGGTGCTGGCACGCATCTACGACCCGCGCCGTGCGCAGATCTACCGCCGTTCCGGCGTCCCCACCGTAGCGCCCGTAGCCTGGGCGACCAGCAAGATATCCGACCTCATCTTCCTCAAGCAGTCGTATTCCCGCGACACCTTCGGGAGCGGCGAAGTCGAGCTCATCGAGTTCGAACTGCCCGCCATGCTCGAAGGCAGGATGGTGCGGGAGTTCAAGATCTCCGGCGAGGTCCATATCGTCACCATCGAGAGGGAGGGCGGTGCGTTCATCCCCGTGTCCGGCACCACCCTGATGAAGGGCGATATCATCAACGCGCTGGTGCTGAGGTCCAGTATCCCCAAGTTCAAGAAGATGTTCTTCATGGACTAGAAAGCCAGGGAGGTTAAGAACATGAAGGCTTTGATCGTGGGAGGCGGGATGGTCGGGTCGTTCCTGGCCGACGTCCTCTCGCAGAAGAACCAGGTGACCCTGGTGGAAAAGGAGCCCGACAAGGTAGCCTCCCTCGCCGAGAGGCACAAGTCCGCGCGCATCGTCAACGAGGACGGTTGCGAACCCTGGGTGCTGGAGTTCGCCGGGGTGAGCGATGCCGACATCGTGCTGGCGGTCACCGGGGACGACGAGGATAACCTGGTGGTATCCTACCTCGCAAAATTCGAATACGAGGTGCCGCGCATCATCGCCAGGGTCAACAACCCCAGGAACCGATGGCTCTACAACAAGGAGTTCGGCGTGGACGTGGAGGTGAGCGCTCCCGATATCATCGCCACCATCGTGGAGGAGGAGACCTCCCTGGGGGAGATGATCACGGTCATGAAGCTGCAGTCCGGCGATATAGCGCTGGTGGAGATAACCGTGCCCGCGGACAGCCGCGCCGTGAACCACGCCCTCTCCGAGCTGGCTCTGCCCCCGGAGACCCTCATCGTCACCGTGGTCAGGGAGGACGCCATGCGCATCCCCACCGCGGATATGGTGCTCCAGAAGGGGGACAAGGTCCTGGCTATCACCAGCATGAACAACAAGACGGCCCTGGAGGCCCTCCTCGGCCACTGACCTCCAACCGTGTGCCCGCATGTCCTCAACCCGCGTGGAATACAGGCCGACAGAACCATAGGACGGATTCACCATAAGCCCTCGGAGGGCACGGACGGCAGGGAGCCACATGCGGAGGACGGAAAGGGCCGCGATCGTCGCGGCCGTGGTCTATATCCTGCTCGCGATAGCGATGGTTCTCAGCGCGGTGTTGCTGGTGAAGAGCGTGGCTATGTTCGCCGGCGGCATTCATACCGTGGTCAGGGCGGCCGCCTGTTTTCTGGTCTTCCTGGGCCTCAGGCTATCCCGGCGCCGCAGTGCCGATTTCCCCCTCGGCCTCTATAAACTGGAGAACCTGGTCGGCGTCATCGTGGGCCTTCTCATCCTCTTCGGCGCATACGAGGTGGCCAAGGAAGCCGTGGAGCTCATCGGGCCGGAGTCTGAAGCCATCTCCGATGTATGGATCCCCATCATGATCCTGGTTATCTGCGCAATGCTCGCCGGGATGCTGGCCTGGTATAAATGGCATGTCGGGAAGGGGGAGAACTCCCCCTCCCTCAAGGCGGAAGCCCGCCATTCCCTGGGCAGCATGTGCGCCTGCCTGCTCCTGGTGCTCGGATTGGGCATGGAGGAGGCCGGCGTCCCGGACATGGGCGCCGTGGTCGCCTTGCTGGTGGTGGCCCTGCTGGCCTGGTTCGGCGTGTCAATAGCCCTTGACGGCCTGAAAGTCCTCCTGGACGCCTCGGTGGAAAAAGAGGTCCTGGAGAAGGTGAGGTCCATCGCCGAAGGCGACGGCCGCATAAGCGAGGTGTACGAGGTGGAGGGGAGGAACTCCGGCAGCTTCCGCTTTATCGACCTGGACCTCGCCGTGGCTACCCACGACCTGAGGGAAGCGAACGCGGTCTCGCGGGAGTTGGAGGAGAGGATCCGCGAAGAGGTCGAGAACGTCGACCATATCACGGTGGAGTTCTCGCCCGAGACCACTCGCAGCCGCATATGCGCCGTTCCACTCGCGGACTCGGGGACAAGCCTGGCCGCTGACCTGTGGAAGGCGAAGAGGCTGGCCATCCTGGCCATCGACCCGGGCGGCGACAGGGTGGCTGCGAGGCGGACCCTCGCCATCCCCCACGAGAAGGACATGCCGGGCAGAGAGATACGCCTGGCGGCGTTCGTCGGCATGCAGGGGGTCGACGTTCTGCTCGAGGGCGGCGGGCGGCCCGGGGAAGCGCCGGCCGCGGACAGAGCTTCCATGCCATGTAACGGGCAGGAGACGGCCATGCGCGAGGCCCGGGACGTCCTCTCGGTATACGGCGTGGAGACCTTCCGGCTCACCGCGGCGATGACCCTGGACGACGCCGAGAAGGAGGCGCTCGAGCGCTTTTCCCTGGCCGCGCGGGAGGGCGGTGGATAGCATGCGCAAGACCGAAAAAGCGGCGCTGGTCTCCAGCCTGGCCTCGGCCGGAATGGCCGCGGCGATGCTCGCAGCCGGGTCAGTGTCGGGCAGCGTGGCCATCATCGCCATGGGTATAGACTCCACCGTGGATGTCTTTGCGTCCGCCGCGGTCTTTGCGGGCCTGCGCCTCTCGGAGCACCATACGCGCAGCTTCCCTGCCGGCCTGTACAAGCTCGAAAACCTTATCTCGGTGCTCATCGGGTTGATGATACTGTTCACATCGTATGAGCTGATCCGCGAATCCATCGACAAGATCTTCCGCAGCGGTGAGGAATTAGAGTCGGTCTGGCTGGTACTCCTGGTCATGGCGGCATCTACGGCGGTGACCCTGTTGGTGGCGAGATACAAGCGCCGCATAGGCAGGGAAGAGAACTCGCCCAGCCTGGTGGCGGACGCGGAGCGCTCGTGGGGAGACGTGATATCCGGGACCGCGGTGATGGTCGGGGTTAGCCTGGAGGCGCTGGGAGTGCCGGATATGGACGCTGTCGCCGGCCTGGTGGTGGCGCTCTATCTGGCTTGGGAAGGGATCCAGGTAGGCCTGGAGGGCTTGAGGGTACTTCTGGACGTCTCGGTGGAGAAAGACGTGCTGGAGCTGGCGCGGGAGGCGGCACAAGCGACCCCGGGGGTAAGGGAAGTGTACGATGTGCTGGGGCGCAACTCGGGCAGCTATCGCTTCCTGACCGTCTCGGTGGTGCCCACCTCCTACGATCTCCGTGCGACAGGCGAGGTCTCGGCCCGGGTCAGGGAGGCGGTCGAGGAGGCCGTCGAGAAGGTTGACCGCGTACAGGTGGAGTTCGTCGCGGAGATGGAGGGGCGAGCCCTCTGCGCCGTGCCCTTGCTGGACGACGGTGTGACCATCGCCGGGCGCCTCGAGGACGCGGTGTCCTTTGCCCTCCTCGAGCTGGATGAGGGGGACAAAGGGGTCCTGTCGCGCGATGTAACCCTCAACCCCTATGCCGATGATCCCGGGGGCGGGGGGGTGAAAACGGCGGCGTTCCTCTCCCTGCGCGGCGTGGATGCCCTGTTCACCAGGGATTCATTGCACGGCAGGGGGGCGGGATACGTCCTGGAGGAGAACGGCGTGATGCTGGTCGAGGACCCGGATGCGGGCGACCTCGCCGCCGCCGAGCGGGCGCTCCTTTCAGCCGTGACTGCAAACCGCGGCGGCGGCACGGGTCATGGCGCGGTACCGGGTGATGAAGGTGGGCGGGCCTAGACAGGCTGCAGGGCCAGGCGCGTTTCTCGTCCATCCGCGCGGCGGCGGAATCGCGCCAGGTCGGTGAAGGCCTCCAGGCGGGTGGCGACGCCCGCGCGGCCGGTCATCTCGTCTATGACCAGGGAGAGGACCGGTATGCCCAGGTCGCGCGAGACCTGGGGCAGGATGCTCTTGGCGATGGTCTCGGGCATGCAGGTGAAGGGCATGAGCTGCACCACGCCGTCAAACCCTAGGTCGTTATAGAGGACGGTATCCCCCACCGTGAACATGCCTTCCCCCCCCACCTTGTGGGTGAGGTAGGGCGCGGCCAGGCGCTCGGACCCGTGCTCGTGGTGCCCCAGCACCGGCCTCTCGCCGGAGGGACGCAGCCAGTCGGTGAGGTAGATGTTGCGCTCGACGAAGGCCCCCAGGTCGCCCAGCTGTTCCTCCACGTTGAGGTTGAAGAAGGGCTCCAGCACCAGGTAGAACTCGCCTACGATGCCGATCTTGATCTCCTCCCGCTCCACCCGTGGGACGGACTGCAGTAACGCGAACCCCTCCTCCTCCACCCCGGCGAGGGAGGCGTAGGAGTCCGTGTCCCACACCATCTCGTAGCAGCGCTTGAGGGCCGCGGTGGTCGCCCCCCGGTCGCGGTCCAGGTAGCGCTGGTGCAGCGCCTGGCGCTCCAGGCGGTCGATGAGGTGGGCCTTGGTGAGGGCGAACTTGAAGGCGCGGTAGAGCGAAGCCCAGGACCTGCCCTGCTTCAGGCGGTTGAGGTTGCGGATGGTCGCCGGTATGCGGGAGAGTTCGAACTCCAGGGGGACCATGGTGAACTCGTAGCCGGCTTCCTCGAGGATACGGCGCTGGGTCTCGGCATAGAACCCGAAACGGCAGGGGCCGCGCCCGGCCACCATGATCAGGGTGTCCGCCCCGTTCTCGATGGCCTCGATGAAGTTGCCCAGGGTGGTCTTGAGGGGGAAACAGGCGAACTCCGGTCCGTGGCGGGCTCCCAGCTCGAGGGTGCGCTGCGAATTGGGGGGCGGCAGTACATAGTCCACCCCCATCTCCTCGAAGAGGCTGCCCATGACGAACTCCAGGCTGCCCATGTGCGGCCAGCTTATCTTCATACCGCCACCGCCTCCCACGCCTCCTCAGACTGGCTCTTCTTGCGTCGCAGCATGTCCACGAAGGCCTCGATGCGGGTGAGGAAGCCTCCTTCCCCGGTATGTTCGTCCATGATCAGGGTGAGCATGGGCACTCCTCCCATGGCCTTGTTCTCCTGCTCGCAGAGGACGCGGATGATGGAATCGGGCCCGCAGGGAAAGGAGATCATGAAGATGATGCCGTCCACCAGCCGGTGCCTGGTGCAGGCGAGTATCGCCCCCGCTATCTCCTGCTCGTAGCTCCAGTAGATATCCTTGGGCAGGCGTTTGCATTCCTCGTCGCGGAGCTTCTCCGGCACCATGTCCGCGGTGACCACGTCAACGCCCATGGACCCAAGACGCTCGAGCAGGGACATGGTGGTAAAGGTGTCGTAGACGTTGTAATGGTGGCCGATGACCCCGACGCGCAACTCGCGCCCCTCGCACAGCAGGCGGTCCGCCTCTCCACGCAGCGCTCCCTTGTGGTCAAGGCCCAGGGTCAGCCGCTCCAGGTAGAGGCGGTGCTCCCGCCAGGCGGTCACTCCCGCCCCGATTATGCGCAGGGGGTCCACGGTGAACAGCCTTCCCAGGGCGTAGACGGCGCGGTAGTTGTGCCACAACCCCGACTGGAAGTCTATGGTCGGAGAGATGACCGGGACAGCGTCCCCCACCGCCACCCGCGCCAGGTCCGGGAGCCCCAGCATCTTGGGGCAGGTGTGGGTCCGCTTCTTCACGCTCACCAGTCGAGGCACGAACAGGGCGTCTACTTCACCTTTTAGCGCCAGGACGTGCCCGTAAAAGACCTTGACCGGCAGGCAGCTCTCGTTCTCCGCCTTGCTCACACCCGAGGTAAGGATAGAGCGGGTGGTCTCCCCCGACTCCACCACCTCCGCCCCCAGGGCGCGCAGGAAAGAATTCCACAAACGGCCATAGCGGTAATAGAGCAACCCGCCCGGGATGCCAACTCTCATTATTCTACCTGGTTCATCTGCTCATGCAGCGGCTTTGCGCAGGATAAGGTCCACCGCGTCCCCTACGGTCTCTATCTCCGCCGCGTCCTCGTCAGACACCTTGAATCCGAAGCGCTGCTCCATCTCCAGCAGCAGCTCCACCAGGTCCAGGGAATCGGCCTCCAGGTCATCCTCGAAGAGCGATCCCTCTTTGATCTCTTCCTCCGGCAGCTCCAGCGCTTCCGCCAGGGCTGCCCTTACCAATGCGAAAACCTCTTTACGGTCCATGTTCCCTCGCTGACACGACCGTCCGTCTACACGCCTACGGGCAGTGCCCTTCTCTGCAGCATATGCCTCCTTATAGCATATGCCGCCACCCCCACGAAAGGAAGCGCGGAGAATATGGCCACGTCGATTATGATCCGCCTGTGGCTATCCTCCCCTCCGACGCTCTCGCTGTCGAAGAGTTCCCGGGCACCCATGCTCTCGCAGAGTTCCTCCAGGTGCCGGGAGAATTCCGGCCCCGGCTCCAGGGGCTGGAGCGCGCTCCTGAGCGCGTTCACGGTATCCCGGTAGCGCCTGCCCCTGGCGCTCTTTTGCGTCCCGCTGCTCTCCATATCTTTCATCGCCCATCCTCCTTTTCGGAAAGGCCGCGGTGCAGGCTTATAAGGGAGCGGTGGATGAGCACCTTGACCGCCCCGGTGCTCTTGCCCATCACTTCCCCGATCTCCTTGTGCTTCATCCCCTCCGCGTAGCGCAGGATAAGGGCCTGCTGGCGCTCCTCCGGGAGGGTGCTCAACAGGGCGCGGATCTCGCGCCTCTCCTCCTCTCCCTCCACCTCCTCCTCGGGCGTGGGAGAGGTGTCCTGCAGGGGTTCCGTGGAATCAAGGTCCACGGTGCGGCGCCGTTTCGAGTTGCGATACCAGTTGGCCACGAGGTTGTGAGCTATACGCAGAAGCCAGGCAGAGAAGGGGATGCCCCGGTCCTGGTAACGGTCGAGATGGACGAGGGCGTGCAGGAAGACGCTCTCGGTGATGTCCTCGGCGTCTTCCGTGTTGCCAACGCGGTAATAGACATAGGTATACACCTTCTTGAGGTACTTGGTGTACAGGGCCTCGAAGGCCTCCCGCTCCTCTTTGGCCTTGCGGACCAGGGCACCGTCCTCATGGTGCGTCTTCTCGCTCGGGCTCCCGCTCGTCAACTGGCTCTCCCTTTCTCCATGACAGCTCCACATCCGTTATTATAAACACTCACGCCCACCCCTGGTTACCCACCCGCCTTCCCCCCCGCTCCGCCCGTAACCCATCAGTCCTCCCGCTCCGCCCCGTCTTTTCCTGTAGGGTGTGGGCCAGCATTTATACTGGCCCCGGTCGCCATTACAGATGGCTCCCGATCTGTAACCTGTAGGTCCTCCCGCTCCGCCCCGTCTCTTCCCCGTGGGGGGTCAGGCCTCGAGCCCTGCTGGATATGGGCATATTTTTTCAACGGAGGCTGGCAGCAAGACCAGAGAAGGGCCTGACCCCACTTTCCATTACCTGAGACCCGGCTTTCGGCAGAGCTAACCGCAAACGACTACCTACAACAGCACAATAATATGTTAGCATTGCCTTAAAAGGTCTCTATCAGGAGGTACAGATGGGAAACGTTCCCGGCGCCTATTGTCCTTTCCGCGTCTCCGCCATCGCGGGAGCCCTGTCGCCCTGTAACGACGAATGCTCTCTCTATATACCATCGTCCAAGATGCCGGCCCAGAAGAGCTGCGCCATATCCGTCCTGGGCATTTACGCCCTGCAGAGGATAATCTTCAAACAGCAGGATGAGACGGCGCCCCAGGGCCAGGGGCCGAGCATGCCGCCGCAGGCACAGTCCGAACTGTGAGCGACCGGAAACAGGCGGTAATAGCGCGATGAAAAGAGCGACAGTGCCCAAGCCCGGGGGGAAACTGCCCCACCACGTGGCCATCATCATGGACGGCAACGGGAGGTGGGCAGAGCGCCGCAACCTCCCGCGCATCGCCGGACACAAGGCCGGCGAGGAGTCCATAACGGAGATCGTACGCACGGCATCGGAATGGGGCCTGGGGGCGATAACCCTCTTTGCCTTCTCAACGGAGAACTGGAACCGCCCCGCCAATGAGGTCGAGTTCCTGATGAGCTTCAACCGCAACCTCCTCAACAACAGGGTGAACGAGTTCCACGAACGCAATATACACATACGGCACATGGGGCGCAGGGACAATATCCCCCGTTCCACCCTGCGGGCCATCGACAATGCCATGGAACTCACCAGGGACAACACGGGCATGACCTTGAACATCGCCTTCAACTACGGGGGCAGGGCCGAGATCGTCGACGCCGCACGCGGACTGGGCGCTGATATCTCTTCCGGCAAGGTCGCGCCGGATGAAGTGGATGAAGAGAAGTTCCGCTCCTATCTCTATGTGCCCGACGTCCCCGACCCGGACCTCCTGGTCCGCACGGCGGGAGAGATGCGTATAAGCAATTTCCTCTTATGGGAACTGGCCTATACGGAGCTGTACGTCACCGAGGTCCTCTGGCCCGATTTTCGCGCCCAGGACCTCGCGGACGCCATAACCGAGTTCCAATCGAGGGAACGCCGTTTCGGGAGCATCCAGGAGGAGTAGGCCGCCTTGGCCACCTACAAGGAAGAGGCGGTCGTCCTGCGCGCTCACGACCTGGGCGAGGCCGACCGCATATTGACCCTTATAACCGCCGGGCGCGGGCTGCGCCGCGCCGTGGCCAAGGGGATAAAGCGCACCAGGAGCAAGTTCGGAGGGCGCCTGGAGCCATTCACGCACCTCTCCGCCGTGCTCCATGAGGGCAGGAACCTGGATACGGTGGGACAGGCGGAGATCATCCGTTCCCATGCCCGCCTGCGAGCGGATTTCTCCAAGTTCCTCTACGGGGAGGCCATGCTCGAGATGATCGAGAAGTCCCTGCACGAGAACCAGAGCATCCCCCGCCTCTTCGACGCCCTCTGCTTGACCCTGGACATCCTGGAGGGCGACGTCTCCGACCCGGCGCTGCTCCTTGCCGCGTTCGAGCTCAAGGTTTGCGCCCTCATCGGCTACCATCCTCATCTGGACCACTGCCTGCATTGCGGGAGGAGGATCGAGGGGGAGCGCGTGTGCATGGACCTGTCCGGAGGCGGCATCAGCTGCGGCGCATGCTCCGGCGGGCTGGAGAGGCGCCTTGACGTCTCCCCCGAGAACCTGGCGCTCATGCGCAGCCTGCTGCGCGAGGACATGGCGACGGTGGCCTGCCGCGAGGAGAGCCCCCGTGCGTGCCGCGACGTGCTGATCACCGCTTTCCGCTTCTCCGAGAGCTTCCTCGACCGCCCCCTGAAGACACGGCAGGTGGTTCTGAGATACCTGAACGGCGGATAAAGACACGTCCGCCATTCTCTCCGCTTCAAAGAACCCGGGATTTCCCCGACTTTTTCTAAAACCCCAGCTAAATCGCTATTGACGCACTAATACCAAAGTAGTAGTGTAGTAATTGACCCCGAGAAGCTGGAGGCGAGACCAGCGGGGCGACTGGAAGGAAGAACCGGACGGCGCAAGCCGGATGGGGGAGCCGGAAGGGAGTTCTAAAGGACGAGCCAAGGGTTACTCGGGGTCACTTTTTCCTTTCATTCAGCGAACCGCATCCGGAACAGCCCAGACCACCCGCTGCGGTGTCCACGGATACAATCCCCGCCCGGAAACCCGTGGTGTTCCGCTGCCAGCGTCCTGCCCATTAACCCCTATTAAAACATAGGGCCGCATCGGGACCAGCCCGGACCTCCGTCGATAGCATGTACGCGTTTAAACCTCCGCCAGGAGATGCGTGGTGTTCCGCTGCCAGCGATGGGGAGGCGATTTGGGTGTTGCCGATCCCTTTGCGTCCCGGGACAGAGCGTGGTCTCTGTTGCTTATGCCCTATGCGAGGGCATAAGAGAATATCGCAACGTCCGAACTGGTCCGGTCCTAGCCCTTATTCCATGGCAGGAGGCGGAGGTATTCGTGCAGGATCTCCGTGGCGGAGCTGGTCCCGATGCGGTTCGCCCCCGCTCTAACCATGGTGATGACCGCTGCCAGGTCGCGGATGCCCCCGCTGGCTTTTACCCCGAACCCCGGTCCCACCACCTCGCGCAGGAAAGCGACGTCCGCTGCGGTGGCGCCGGCGGGGCCGAACCCCGTCGAGGTCTTCACGAAATCCGCGCCGGCGTCCCTGGCCAGGAGGGCCCCCTGCCGCATGTCCTCCCGGTTCAGGTAACACGTCTCCAGGATCACCTTCACCACGATATGGCCTTCCCCCTTGCCGGTGTCGTAGCGCCGTGCGAGGCCGACCACGGCGGCGATATCCTCCCTTACCCTTTCATACCTGCGGGAGCGAAGGGCCGAGACGTTGATCACCATGTCCAGCTCGCCCGCCCCCTGCTGCAGTGCGAACACCGCCTCCGCCCGCTTGTCGTCGGTGGAGACGTACCCGAAAGGGAAGCCGATGGGCGCCCCCAGGGTCACGCCGCTGCCCTCCAGCTCCATGCGGGCCATTGGAAGGTAGTAGGACGGCACGAAAACGCTCCTGAAGCGCGCATCGGCCGCTTCGCGCAGGAATTCGAGATAGTCACGCTCCGCGGCCTCGGGACGCAGCATGGTGGCGTCGATAATGCGCAGGAGATGGCCCACTGTGGGGAACATCTCCAGTGATTCGTCCATGTCCATCTCCCGCTCTCAGATCATGGTTATACCCACCGCGAAGAAGACCGCCAGCCCCAGGATGTCCATGGCCGTGGCCAGGAAAGGCTGCGAGGCCTTGGAGGGGTCCCTGCCCATGGCCTTTAGCAGCAGGGGCAGCAGGGAACCGAAGAGGGATGCGCAGACCACCGTGCATGCCATGGCCACCCCCACGATGATGCCGAGGCGGGTATCTCCCTGTATGGACCAGGCGAAGACGGAGATTATGGCGCCACTACAAACGGCGATGACCAGACCGATGCCAAGCTCAGCCGCGGTAATCCTGATGTAACTCCGCCTTGCCGTCCCCTCACCCAGCACGTCCAGGGACATGCGCGCCGCGCTCTGCAGGGAGACCGTGCCCCCCATGGCGAGGATGGCGGGGATGAAAAAGACCAGCGCGATATGCTCCTGCATGGTATCGGAGAAGGCGCGTAGAATGCCCCCGGCGACCAGCAGCTCCAGGGCCAGGGCGATGAGCACCCACGGCAGCCTCCCCACGATGGCGGCGGTGAAGGGAGCGTGTGCCCTGCTCTCCTCCGCTTCCCAGCTCCCCGCCAGGCTGTAGATGTCCTCCCTGGCCTCCTCTTCCAGCACGTCCATGACGTCGTCGACGGTCACTATGCCCAGCAGCCTGCCCTCGCCGTCCACCACGGGCACCGCCAGGAGGTCGTAACGGTCGATCATCGATGCCACCTTCTCCTGGTCTTCATCGGGGCCCACAGACCTCACATTGCGGTGCATGGTCTCCCTGACCTGCGCCTCCGGGTCCGCGATGATCAGCTCGCGCAGGGAGCAGACGCCGGTTAGACGGTTCTTCTCATCGTGGAAATAGAGGTAGTAGATCATCTCCACGTTCTCAGGCGCCTCGCGCAGCCGCTCCAGCACCCCGGCCACGGTGAGCTCCTCGCTGAGGCGCATGGCCTCCGGGGTCATCAACCCGCCCGCCGTATCTTCGCCATGCGCGAGCAGGCGGCGAAGTTGACCCGCCTTGAGGGGGCTCATGGATGCGAGGATCCCCTCGGAGGTCTTGTCGGGCAGGTCAGCCAGGAGGTCCACGGCGTCGTCGGGGGGCATCTCGGAGATGATCCGCGTAGCGAGTCCGCGGGCGAGCCCCTGCATCACCTCTACCTGGCCGTCCTCGGACATCTCCAGGAGGGCATCGGACGATTCCCCGACGTCCCATGCCTTGAAGATCCGCAGCCTCTCGCCGTAAGGAACGCTCTCCAGGACCTCGGCCGCATCCGCCGGCTGCAGGCCGTCGAGGAGCGCCAGCGCCGCCTGCATCTTCCCCTGCCCCAGGAGGCCGCTCAGGCTCTCCCCCAGCACCCGGTTTCTCTCGTCCATCCCACCATGGCTCCTCGTTCGGGGCTCAATACCCCATCCTCTTCAACATCTCGGGCTTCTTCGACCAGTCTTTCTCCACCGCCACCTGCAGCCTGAGAAAGACCCTGTTCCCCAGCAGTGGCTCGATCTCCGCCCGTGCCCGGGTGCCTATCTCCT
The Actinomycetota bacterium genome window above contains:
- the mgtE gene encoding magnesium transporter, which gives rise to MDERNRVLGESLSGLLGQGKMQAALALLDGLQPADAAEVLESVPYGERLRIFKAWDVGESSDALLEMSEDGQVEVMQGLARGLATRIISEMPPDDAVDLLADLPDKTSEGILASMSPLKAGQLRRLLAHGEDTAGGLMTPEAMRLSEELTVAGVLERLREAPENVEMIYYLYFHDEKNRLTGVCSLRELIIADPEAQVRETMHRNVRSVGPDEDQEKVASMIDRYDLLAVPVVDGEGRLLGIVTVDDVMDVLEEEAREDIYSLAGSWEAEESRAHAPFTAAIVGRLPWVLIALALELLVAGGILRAFSDTMQEHIALVFFIPAILAMGGTVSLQSAARMSLDVLGEGTARRSYIRITAAELGIGLVIAVCSGAIISVFAWSIQGDTRLGIIVGVAMACTVVCASLFGSLLPLLLKAMGRDPSKASQPFLATAMDILGLAVFFAVGITMI
- a CDS encoding isoprenyl transferase; amino-acid sequence: MKRATVPKPGGKLPHHVAIIMDGNGRWAERRNLPRIAGHKAGEESITEIVRTASEWGLGAITLFAFSTENWNRPANEVEFLMSFNRNLLNNRVNEFHERNIHIRHMGRRDNIPRSTLRAIDNAMELTRDNTGMTLNIAFNYGGRAEIVDAARGLGADISSGKVAPDEVDEEKFRSYLYVPDVPDPDLLVRTAGEMRISNFLLWELAYTELYVTEVLWPDFRAQDLADAITEFQSRERRFGSIQEE
- the deoC gene encoding deoxyribose-phosphate aldolase; this translates as MDESLEMFPTVGHLLRIIDATMLRPEAAERDYLEFLREAADARFRSVFVPSYYLPMARMELEGSGVTLGAPIGFPFGYVSTDDKRAEAVFALQQGAGELDMVINVSALRSRRYERVREDIAAVVGLARRYDTGKGEGHIVVKVILETCYLNREDMRQGALLARDAGADFVKTSTGFGPAGATAADVAFLREVVGPGFGVKASGGIRDLAAVITMVRAGANRIGTSSATEILHEYLRLLPWNKG
- the recO gene encoding DNA repair protein RecO, coding for MATYKEEAVVLRAHDLGEADRILTLITAGRGLRRAVAKGIKRTRSKFGGRLEPFTHLSAVLHEGRNLDTVGQAEIIRSHARLRADFSKFLYGEAMLEMIEKSLHENQSIPRLFDALCLTLDILEGDVSDPALLLAAFELKVCALIGYHPHLDHCLHCGRRIEGERVCMDLSGGGISCGACSGGLERRLDVSPENLALMRSLLREDMATVACREESPRACRDVLITAFRFSESFLDRPLKTRQVVLRYLNGG